The genomic region TATCAGGAGAATTAGAAAGTAGTTTTTCAATTTCATAGCTTTTTATTTTATTTATTTTCGTTCTCCAAACGATAAATGATCTTCTTCATTTGGGCGATTTCCCTTTTCTGGGCCTCAATAATTTCTTCGGCCAGTTTCTTGGTTTCAGGATCCTGAAGGTCTGCCCGTTTACTGGTTAAAATTGCAATGGAATGGTGAGGGATCATCGCTTTCATATATAAGACATCTCCAATAATGGGACGTTGTGCCCTTACCAAACCTAAGGCTGAAACAAATAACACCAGGCTACCGATATAAATAGCGATATTCTTCTTCTTACTTTTATACATTTTCAGCATAAGGGATAACATGATCACTGCCATTGCTGCTATTCCCAGGCACGTCATATAAAAGCGGGTTAAACTAAAATATACATGGTCAAACTCATACGTATTCATGTACATCGTGATATACATAGCTATAAAAGACAGACCGAGCATTAGGAAAAACCGACCATAATTACTTCCACCAGACTTGTGGTTATTGTTGTTTTCTGAATTCATACAATTAGGTTTTACGGTTAATTGGGAAATTTTACTTTTTTATAGTTTTCTTTACGGAGCCGCAGTTGAGCATTTTATCACCGAAATATGGATTTTTAATTTCCTCAACGTCAGCATACCAGTACGCACCATCATTATTAAAAGCCATAGGACAGAATTTCTTGTAAATAGTCCCACCGGATAATGCTTCCTCAAACATTGGCCCAGCCAATTCTGTAAAATTTGAAAATAATCTTCTCTGCTCCTCAATATCGTCAGTATCTCCCAATTGCTCAGCGATAGATTTTAATTCTGCACGCTCTTCTGAGAAAGAATCGGCCATACTTTTAGCTGCATCCTTTGCCTGGCCGGAGTCCTCATTGGTAAGTGCCATTTTAATTTCCAGGTAGTTATGCCAGATTTTCCCTGTCATGCCATCTATAAAATCCTGATCGGCGATATCAGCCGTTTCTTTTTCAGCTTTCTTTACTTCCTCTGGAGTATTAATTTCTACACTTTGGCCTTTTTCTTTATCCATACAGGAAACAAAGATCAAGACGACTAGAAATAATATCCCAATTTTTGATAATTTTCTCATTTGATATTTTTGATTGGTTACAATCTTCTAAATTACTTTTTATCGGCAACTTATATTGTTACAATTATGATAGATACTTACACAATTTGGTCTAATGAACTTCTTAGGTTTTTATTCTGTTTTTTATAATTTGAAAGGCTCATCCCTGTTTCGTTCTTAAACTGTTTGGATAGGTAATTAAGGTTGCTGTAATCCAGAAGCCGACTTATTTCAGTAAAATTAAATTCATTAGACTGAATAAGCTCTTTAACCTTTTCAATTTTCAACTTTATAAAATATTTTTCAACGGTAGTATTTTCTGTATATGAAAAAATTCTACTCAATCGAATATAATCATATTCAGTTTCCTCAGACAAATAACTGGAAAGTGTACCTGTCTTTTGAACAGGTAGATTTTCAAACAACCTTAATAGGCTTAATTTGACTCTCTCTACCAGAATTTCATCTGAGCTTTTTAATAATTCAAAACCATTTACTTTAAGAACTTTATCCAGTCTTTTTGCGTCTTCGATTTTATTATTGCTTTCATAAACAACCCGTCCCAATTCCACATCTTTCACTTCAATCCCTGCCTCACACAATTCATTCCGTACCACCTTAATACAGCGGTCGCAAACCATATTTTTGATAAATATTTCTACGATCATAATTTTGTTGTTTTTATTCTTAGTCTTCCACCTGGAAAGGAAGTTTTAAAAGCACCCTCTCCCAGGCCAGGGAAATCTCACCAATATCCTCACCTGTTTTACTTATAGTATAGTCCAGTTCTTCTTGAATATTTTCAAGTTTTTCAGGCTTTACTTCTACAGTTATAATATTCTTCATAGGATCGTATTCATCTTTTCCATGCTGGTCCCAGTGACTGTTAAACATTACTTTCCAGACATTTTTTCCAGGGATTGTAAAAAACGCATATTTACCCGCTGGTAAGAGTTTTTCTCCAAGCATAAGGTCTTTATTAGTTTCTAGCCAGGTAACATTATGAGCTCCAGATTGCCACACAGTATTGTACCCCACCAAACCTCCAAAAACAATCCTGTTACGAACCCTTGGGGAAGAATAATCTATATGTACATGGGCCTCCCCTACCATCGCCATAGCACTTTTATGAGGGCTCATTACTTTTTTATTTTTATCTATAGCCTCACTTTTGACTATATCATGTGTTCCATGTTTATGCTCCTGTGCGAAACCGGAATAGGCCAGTACACCTATAAATACAGTAATTAATAGTGTTTTCATTTTTATTTTTTTTATTTAGTTTTGATACGGCTGGCAGAAGAATGAAGTATTATTCTTCATTAATCCCTGTGATTTTTTTAATATATAGCTGTAAAATCTGCCAAGGGTAATCATTTATATTTTTTTAGGTTAAGGAATAAATTGTAGAGCTGCAAAAGTGGATAAAAGGATCACTGCAAAGTGGTTGTATTTTTTTCCTTTAATTAATTTCTCTATAGATAGAACCACATTTCAGCATTCTTTTTCCGAAATACGGATTCTTGATTTCCTCTGTTGAACTTAACCACGCTGCCCCTTTATTATTGTTGTACATTGGACAAAAATCCTGGTAGAGTTTTTTATCGGTTCCTGTTATAACGATCATACCTAGAACATCCTTGCTCAAAATTTCAAAATGTTCACGCTGTTGGTCAATGGCGCTCGCAGAAATAAGTTCTGCATGCTCCTTTGCATCTTCAATGATGTCTTTTAACTCCTGCTGTTCCTCTGAAGAATAATTGCTCTTGTCAAAATCCTCAAATTCACCGGCCAATTTACCTCCGGCACTAGCGGCTGCTTCCTGGTCATCTGCTACTAGAGCATTTTTTATCTGCAGGTAGTTGTCTATGATTACTGATATGCTTTCAGACTGGGATTCACCTATTTTTTTTCCCTTAAAATCTAATTCAAAAGTATCTCCATTCTGCACCAGACCCTGTTCCCTGTTTTCACTTAATAGGTTTTGATCCCTACTGTTTTCTTTACAGGATATTACAATGATGGCCATTAATGTTGCCAAAATGCTGATTTTAAACCTTGGTTTACTCATTTTAAATAAATTTAAGTACGTTCTTAATATGATTGTAAATATTGAAAAAAGCCCCCTTCTAAAGATGAAGAAGGAAACATTGCTGTTTTGACAGGGAACCTATTATTGACTACGGCAAGTTACTGCCGCCCGGACACACGAAAAAACAGTTGCACAGAACAATTGAAGGCGTCCTGAAAACCTTAGGGTTTCAGGACTAATGTTCCCTCAGAATAAATCTCAAATAAGAAATGTAGCGTATAGTACCGAAATATCCTTAACAATTAAAGGCGGAGCGTAATCATCAAAAGGAGCCGGCTTTTCAGGTGTAAAATAATGCGGGATTAAAAAAGAATATGCAATAGTGATAAACAGCTGATCGATTGAGTCATGATTTAGCTGAATATTTTTAAAGTCTTTTTGCCCCTCTACGGTAGTTTTTGTAGTGGAACAGCAATCGCCCTGCACTAAGCCTTCGGAAGAAGCCTTTTCCATGCCACAGGTTTTTGCCTTTAAATTAATGGCGGTATCCACCAAATAGTCCCCACAAAAATGCTTGCTTATGGTAAAAGAAACAGTGGACATCAACATCAAAAAAGATATCAAATGAAGCAGGCTATTTCTAAAAGAATTTTTCATTTTTATGATAGTACCAAGCAAATATAAAAAAATAAAATATAAAAAAAGTTGTAATTTTATGGAATAGAGTTATAAAATCATGGATTTAGTAGATTTTTTTTAATTAAATCTATATTATTGAGTAAAGATAATTCTTAAATACATAAAGAAGTGTGTAATAAATGTCTGGCGAACTCAGGAATAATTAGAGACTCTGTCGTTTCACTACAGTGTTAGACCTCCCGGATTTTAACTTAAAATGTAAATTGTTAGAAAGTTTAGCTACCGTTTGAAATACGTAATTGGCTCCTCCGTTCAAATTTACGGGTAGAGACCGTATGAAGCTATTTTTTTGTTATAGCGAGCAAAGAATATAGTTCATAGGTTGTGTGGGAATAAGAAGGCGCCTTTATCGGCTTAACCTTTTTTCTTTCGTGGTTTCTAAAATTATACCTTTTCTTCCATACCTTTTTTGGCAGCTGTTTAAATTGTTATTCCATAATTAGATGGAGAAATTATAGGATACCAATGAATGTGTAAGCTTCCCTTAAAACCGAACTGTTTAAAAGTAGAATAATTCTTAATTTTAAACAGTATGAAAAAAAGTAAATTTTCCCCTCAGAAGATCTCTAAGATCCTTAAAGAATGCGATAATGGTAAAACTGCTGCTGAGATCAGCCGTGAATATGGCATCAGCACAGCTGCTTTCTATATTCTTAATGATTGCTATTATAGAATTTATTCCTTTTGAAATAATCTTTTCCAGACTTTCAAATTTAGGTCCTAGATCTTCGTGTGGAGAAATTTGGTTTTTTTCAAAAAAAAGCTAAAATCACATCTACAGATTCTGTATGTGATTTAGCTACAAATTTTGAATATTCACGAAATCGACGTGCAGTTTTTTTCTTGATGCGGATAGTTGCAAAATTGTCCATAATTGAAAAGATTTTCAAGTTTTTGCCGCAAAATATTAACGTTTTACTGGGGTGGGTTCCCAGTCGATTTGCGTCAAAAAAAATAACTTTAATTAATTGAACATCAATAGTTATATGGTTTTTGTGGATTTATAACATCGCTCTGCGTGTTATCCTCTTGCTATTCCCCCTTTTTGTCCGCCAGGCGGACAAAAAATTCATACAATACAGGCTAAACGCCAATTTCCATTTTCTTAGAATTCAAGATTCCTTGTGAAATAAATTGATGGATATAGTAAGCAGCGAAAGTCAAAATAATAGGCTCACTATCCGTAAAAATAAATGCTGAAGATCAGCCTTTTAAAGATAAGGTTTTTTTACTAAATGAAATTTTCAAAGCATAAAAAAAACATCTCTGGTATTTCAGAGATGTTTGTAATTCTATTTGGTCGAATTCAGATATTAAAAACATAGGTGTTATTATACATATTTCGTATCGCTTCCTCTTCGATAAGCCGTTTAAAATTGAAACCATGTTCTTTTGCATATCTTCTAATATCATCACCAGATTTAGTTCTACATCCCTTTTGGAATTTTTCAGAAGTCGTTTCTGTGCTTCCTTATTTAAGTTTGAATAATTTAGATATATCATAACTTTTTGGTTTAAAGGATTCCACTATCTGCGAAACTAAAATAATCACCATCGGGGGTCAGGATTAAATGGTCCAGGATTTTAATATCTAAAAGTTCTCCCGCTTTCCTAATTTTTTCAGTCAGGCGTTTATCTGTTTCGCTGGGCTTTAAAGTTCCCGACGGATGATTATGTGCAATTATCAAATTTACGCTTAATGACTTTAATACCACGGCAAAAAGGATACGCAGATCTACCAAAGTACCTGTAATTCCACCGGTAAAAACTTCAAAAATGCCCTTCACTTTATTGCCGTTATTAAGTAGCATTACTTTAAAACATTCCTGCAGACCGATCTGATCTTTATTCCTTTCATTGTATAATAGTTCCGCAGCGCTTACTGAAGAAGTTATTTTAGGCGCCTGAGAGATTTTAAAATTTCCCTGATATTTTATCGATATTTCATTAACTTTCGTTTTCATTTGAATCTTATTTAAAGGGTTGAAATTGAAAAAAGAGGGCGTTACCGTGAACAAGTACCCGCCCTCTTTATTTTAAAATTACTCGGCTGAATTATTGTCGTTCTTTACGCCTAACAAAAGAATTTCACTGGCTACGACTTCGGTAACATATCGCTTCTCTCCTTCTTTGGTTTCATAGGAGCGATTAGTCAATTTACCTTCGATGGCAATTTCTTTTCCGGTTCCTACATATTTCTCTACAATCTCAGTGATTTTCCCCCATACCACAATATTATGCCATTGGGTTTCCTGTACTTTTTCTCCGTTAGAATTTTTGTAAAATTCATTGGTTGCAATGGAGAAAGTGGCTAGTTTTTTTCCACTTTCAAAATTTTTAATTTCGGGGGTCTGCCCCACATTTCCGATTAACTGAACTTTGTTTCTAAGCGTTCTCATCATTAAAGTTTTAAAGATTTCTAATTGATTTACTTATTATATCCGGAGCTTTTCTTTTTTGATGCTGATCCATTTTCAGCATATAGAATTAGAGAGGACTTATAAAAGGGCAGACGCAGTCAATCGGCTTATGCAGTCCGGCTAACTTTTATATGCTGGTATTTTGCATTGATAAAAAGGAAGGTACAGTATCGGTCAGGTAGGTAAATGGAAAACGATAAAATGAAAAACAAAACGGAAGGAGAATAAATTCTAATAACTCAAATTGCAGCTAACTAATTATTTCCAGTATAATAAAGTTATCTCTAAGCATTACTTTAAGTTAGAATTAGAAAAATGAATAAGTATATTAGAAATAATGATTTTAAGTTTCAGGATCTCTGCTAAAAATTTTAATCAAATTAAATATCATTACACAAAAAACGACCCATATAAACCCCGCAATGAACCCGCCAAATACGTCTGAAGGATAATGTACTCCAAGATAAATCCGGCTTAATCCAATCCCGAGGATTAAAATTGCGAAAATTGTGATCAGAAAAAACTTAATGAATTTATTTATCGGTAAACTGAAGATGAGATATATTATAAATCCATAGAATGCCATCGCCATAGTAGCATGGCCACTAGGAAAACTAAGCGTTTCTACTTTAACCAGATGTTCTGAAACAGGTCTAGGTCTATCTATTGTTTTTTTTAAAAGTAAATTAGAACCCAGAGCAAGAATCATTACCAAGGCAATTTGAGCTACATATTTCCAACTTTTTAAAATCCAATAAAAGAAAATAGCACTTAAACTAAACATAATCACATATCCAAGTGTATCCCCAAAATTGGTTATAAATGTAAAAACAGTAGTTATTGCACGAGATCGAAAATCTATAAAAAAATTAGTGACTGCGGTATCATAATTCGCTAAAACATCAGATTTTAAAAATTCAGTAAGCTCTATAAATAATTTGATCCCCCCTATTACAATGATAGCAGTAATTAAAGTAGTTATAATATAGGGAAGCTTGTGATCGTATTGTCTAAATTTATTTGAAAGAATTTCTTTTATCTTTCTTAATACGCTAAAAAGTTGTTTTCGCATAGTTCAAAATGAATAAATTATAATTAACGTGCAAATTAGGATTCGAATCTAAAGACAAATTGAATTTTCTATATTTACTTTAATATTTCTTTAGAATCAACCTCTACCTTTATTCCCTTAACTTTTTAATAATGAAATATCTAATTGCCGAGGATGAAAAAGAATTACAGCAATCTATCGCCACTTATTTGAGTCATGAAGCTAATGTGTGTGAAACCGCATCAGATTATCACGAAGCTTCAGAAAAATTAGAACTCTATGAGTACGATATTGTTATCCTGGATATTAACCTAGTTACTGGGAGCGGACTCGATCTACTCAAAAAACTCAAAAAGCAACAAAAAAAATGTGGCGTGATTATTATTTCAGCAAACAGTTCATTAGATAATAAATTAGAAGGATTGGATTTGGGTGCAGATGATTACATCACTAAGCCTTTTCATCTTGCCGAACTAAATTCACGCATAAAAGCAGTCCTAAGACGTGGGCAATTTGGTGGAGATAACACTATAAATTTTCAGGAAATTAAGTTGGACACTATGGCCCGTAGTGCCTATGTAAATGGGAAAGCTATTACACTTACAAGAAAGGAGTATGATCTTCTTTTATTCTTTATCACCAATCAGGGAAGAGTTCTATCAAAAGCAATTATTGCAGAACATCTTTGGGGAGACGATAGTGACTTGTTAGATAATTTTGATTTTATTTATGTGCACATCAATAATTTGAGAAAAAAACTTACTAAAGAAGGTGCAAAATATATCCAAACGGCCTACGGAAGTGGTTATAAATTCATCGCAGATTAAAAATTCAACCCCAAATAAAACAAAACTATTAAGAAAAGCTTCCAAGACTTTTCTAATTACCAGTATTGTGATAATGATACTCTCAGGTATTGTTCTTTTCATATATACCAAATCGCTTTTGGAGAA from Christiangramia sp. OXR-203 harbors:
- a CDS encoding DUF3347 domain-containing protein, whose protein sequence is MRKLSKIGILFLVVLIFVSCMDKEKGQSVEINTPEEVKKAEKETADIADQDFIDGMTGKIWHNYLEIKMALTNEDSGQAKDAAKSMADSFSEERAELKSIAEQLGDTDDIEEQRRLFSNFTELAGPMFEEALSGGTIYKKFCPMAFNNDGAYWYADVEEIKNPYFGDKMLNCGSVKKTIKK
- a CDS encoding JAB domain-containing protein, producing the protein MKTKVNEISIKYQGNFKISQAPKITSSVSAAELLYNERNKDQIGLQECFKVMLLNNGNKVKGIFEVFTGGITGTLVDLRILFAVVLKSLSVNLIIAHNHPSGTLKPSETDKRLTEKIRKAGELLDIKILDHLILTPDGDYFSFADSGIL
- a CDS encoding helix-turn-helix domain-containing protein — encoded protein: MIVEIFIKNMVCDRCIKVVRNELCEAGIEVKDVELGRVVYESNNKIEDAKRLDKVLKVNGFELLKSSDEILVERVKLSLLRLFENLPVQKTGTLSSYLSEETEYDYIRLSRIFSYTENTTVEKYFIKLKIEKVKELIQSNEFNFTEISRLLDYSNLNYLSKQFKNETGMSLSNYKKQNKNLRSSLDQIV
- a CDS encoding BfmA/BtgA family mobilization protein — protein: MDNFATIRIKKKTARRFREYSKFVAKSHTESVDVILAFF
- a CDS encoding response regulator transcription factor, encoding MKYLIAEDEKELQQSIATYLSHEANVCETASDYHEASEKLELYEYDIVILDINLVTGSGLDLLKKLKKQQKKCGVIIISANSSLDNKLEGLDLGADDYITKPFHLAELNSRIKAVLRRGQFGGDNTINFQEIKLDTMARSAYVNGKAITLTRKEYDLLLFFITNQGRVLSKAIIAEHLWGDDSDLLDNFDFIYVHINNLRKKLTKEGAKYIQTAYGSGYKFIAD
- a CDS encoding DUF3347 domain-containing protein; this translates as MSKPRFKISILATLMAIIVISCKENSRDQNLLSENREQGLVQNGDTFELDFKGKKIGESQSESISVIIDNYLQIKNALVADDQEAAASAGGKLAGEFEDFDKSNYSSEEQQELKDIIEDAKEHAELISASAIDQQREHFEILSKDVLGMIVITGTDKKLYQDFCPMYNNNKGAAWLSSTEEIKNPYFGKRMLKCGSIYREIN
- a CDS encoding single-stranded DNA-binding protein gives rise to the protein MRTLRNKVQLIGNVGQTPEIKNFESGKKLATFSIATNEFYKNSNGEKVQETQWHNIVVWGKITEIVEKYVGTGKEIAIEGKLTNRSYETKEGEKRYVTEVVASEILLLGVKNDNNSAE
- a CDS encoding phosphatase PAP2 family protein; its protein translation is MRKQLFSVLRKIKEILSNKFRQYDHKLPYIITTLITAIIVIGGIKLFIELTEFLKSDVLANYDTAVTNFFIDFRSRAITTVFTFITNFGDTLGYVIMFSLSAIFFYWILKSWKYVAQIALVMILALGSNLLLKKTIDRPRPVSEHLVKVETLSFPSGHATMAMAFYGFIIYLIFSLPINKFIKFFLITIFAILILGIGLSRIYLGVHYPSDVFGGFIAGFIWVVFCVMIFNLIKIFSRDPET
- a CDS encoding HYC_CC_PP family protein, whose protein sequence is MKNSFRNSLLHLISFLMLMSTVSFTISKHFCGDYLVDTAINLKAKTCGMEKASSEGLVQGDCCSTTKTTVEGQKDFKNIQLNHDSIDQLFITIAYSFLIPHYFTPEKPAPFDDYAPPLIVKDISVLYATFLI
- a CDS encoding DUF305 domain-containing protein; amino-acid sequence: MNSENNNNHKSGGSNYGRFFLMLGLSFIAMYITMYMNTYEFDHVYFSLTRFYMTCLGIAAMAVIMLSLMLKMYKSKKKNIAIYIGSLVLFVSALGLVRAQRPIIGDVLYMKAMIPHHSIAILTSKRADLQDPETKKLAEEIIEAQKREIAQMKKIIYRLENENK
- a CDS encoding DUF2911 domain-containing protein, with product MKTLLITVFIGVLAYSGFAQEHKHGTHDIVKSEAIDKNKKVMSPHKSAMAMVGEAHVHIDYSSPRVRNRIVFGGLVGYNTVWQSGAHNVTWLETNKDLMLGEKLLPAGKYAFFTIPGKNVWKVMFNSHWDQHGKDEYDPMKNIITVEVKPEKLENIQEELDYTISKTGEDIGEISLAWERVLLKLPFQVED